ttgacaaTATGATAATGATTGGTAAGTCCCCAAGatattattaatctataaataaatattttcaaatggattaacatacttaattacattttacagtTCTTATTTATGAAtgctagttatttattatttcctgCTCTCTTGTTTTCATTAGCCTActattctaattaaatttaattaaaaagcaacCAGCTATTTgtgaaagaaaattatatgttatttattgtttatcatcatcatttttgtgtataacatttttttcctaGGATCACACTTGTATGTCTAAGTTCCTCAACCACCTGCATCTGCTGCTCACTCATCCTGCTGCAGAAACACCATAGCGGAAACTCATTCATCATGGCccattattaattacttacatttaacATCTTACCGTAAAACAGAAGCGGCGAAAGAACAGAAGAAGAGAGACCGCGGGGCCCGGGAGTCTAAGACTATCACTGTAGAGACGTATGCCAGTGTCCTAACTGGTCCCAACACAGACACTGGTCTATTACCTACCAGCTCCCGTCGCTCACCGCCAGAAGGGTCTAGCATTTCTGAAGATGATGATACCATTAGTTTCTTCTGTGGTAATCCACTTGTAGAAGTCACTAAAGGTGTACTACATCTTTATAAAGAAAAGTAAGTAAACATTCACTTTTTTAATGTACTAAAGTCTggtttctgagacacatttagcAGCAGTCTATCTATTCAAACTTATATGAGcatatatttctttctttatatgggcattatttattcattgattttatatgagcttaaacactattgaatagataaactattgcTAAATGTACCCAAGAAATGGGAGGATAGTAATTggttattgattttaattaacgCATTGTGTTTAAGTTACTTCCATAAAAAAGGAAGTAGGAACTACCAGGGCTTCCTGTTAAACTTGATCATACCATATATGTTTGTTCCTCTCCTTTCCTTCCTATGCACTATGTAATGATGATTGATTGCCTTCATTTCGTCAGGTATTGCAAATTATTTTGGTAGTTGTATTTGTAGACTATTGGTCATTGATAAAAttcgtttgaaattaaaattaatttgtacaatCTTCAATTCTTATCACTCTTCTTATGAttggtgaaataaaaataaataaaaacgacgTCAGTAGTCTTCAAGTTTCAGCATGGCCTAGAGCTGTTATAAAGTGACAATAATCATCAAATCTTTCACTGGATTATATAGCATCActcattaaaaatttaattcaacttatatcaattatttatttatctattcattatTTCTTGCAGTGAAATGAAAGAAGCGGAAGAAGCCAAGACCCTGTGCTTGCTATCAGTACCAGGTGCTCTCGGTGCTCCAGACCTGCTGGCGTTTGCAGCCGCCTGTCAGCAGGACATAGCTCACGTGAGGGTGCTGAGGGATGGATCTCCTGACCACTACATGGCGTTGTTTACGTAAGTTGACTTTTTAAGagtataattacattatcattTATGATTCAGCTCAACACATAGTGAAGACATTATTAGCAGAGAGTGTGAGTGTCTTCATTTCAGGAGGCTTTCTGGAGGTCATATGACTTTTGGAGTAACACTCAAAGGCATCACTACCTAcatttaacacattttattttaataataacaataattatggAAATAAATGAGACTTGAaaacttcataaataaaatactgaccATCACTGccagtttagaaataaatatatctgaAAGGACGATTATATTAATAGATAACAAACCCAAAACATGATCATTTATATTTTGCGTGGTTTTATAGCGACATGGTACCCACTTTTACTATCATGTCCATGTAACTGACATTGTTCTCATTCAATCTTATTTCACGCTTACAGATTCCGCACAAGCCACGCAGCGCGTGAATTTCACGAGACCTTCGACGGTGTTCCCTACAGCAGCCTAGAACCGAACGCGCTCTGTCACATGGCGTGGGTGTCGCGCGTGGAGTGGGCCAGGGACGGCACCCCGCCGCCGTCCCACACGGAGCTGCCCACGTGCCCCGTGTGCCTGGAGAGGATGGACGAGAGCGTGGCGGGCGTGCTCAGCGTGCAGTGCGCGCATGCCTTCCACGCGGACTGCTTGGTGCGCTGGAGGGACGCCCGGTGTCCTGTGTGCAGGTGTGCGCAGACCCCGGAGCCTAGGGGAGGGAATACTTGCTTGCAGTGTGAGAGAGCTGCTCTTGCAGGTGAGTCAATGCACTATGTACTTATTATATGATGGCTTTCTGTCTGTCCCAATACTCGTCCTTTCccttttttcttcaaaaactatttaatgcCTTTTCTCTCTATAAAGAAACCGACAATGTACGCCGTAGGGCGATGTCTTTCTCACTTTGTTATTTCGATCGCAATGTTTCTCGTGTCTAGCTCATCGTGAACAGTCCGTTCACAATTGACTACTACCGTTTTTCATACCATTTGCGTAATGATCTGTTAACAGCCCTAAAGACAGATAATCTTaagaaataaattcattaaatataagTTGCTTTACAGTAATTAATGATTATATTAATGGTATTCAACAGAGGAGGATGGCGACGAGACGCGGGAGAATATCAGCGGCGTGGCGGAAGGTCTGCTGGACGGCGTGGAGGCCGGCACGCTGTGGATCTGTCTCATCTGTGGACATGTCGGCTGTGGCAGGTCACTACCCATACTACCTTGCCAATTGCcgttaaattgatattatttatgacttCTTAAAATCATAGAGTAGGATCAACGGTTTTACGTGCTTTCCTAGGCTCGGAGGTCTATAAGCTTAACTTCCGCTTCGCGCCAAGACCTTTCACCGCATACGCTACCGACATACCACAAAGACAGTACTTACAGGGTTTTATATGACGGTATTTATCAGGTCCCATTAACAAagttatctattttatttacagatatGAGGGCGGTCATGCAGCGAAACATTTTCTGGCCTCAAACCACACATATGCATTACAGCTGGGCTCCAACCGAGTCTGGGACTATGCTGGTAAGTACATAAAACGGAAATGTTTACAACTGAATACTTATAAGGTTTATATTGATAATTCGCCTTTAAAATAAAGCAACATATGTATTAGATTTTTTGGTTACTAACATTATTTGTCGAAGCCCTGGCCTTCTGTTTCACAAGATTAAGGCTTCATGTTCAAATAGTTTCGTTACGGAAACCTATACTTAAGCCACTTCAATATATAGTCTAGTCTTTGAAGTCCTTGTAGTACAGTTTTCAAATCCAATTCACATAGACTCTTCACAAAACTCTTGATAACAAACAAACGAAAGCAGgagtaaaataatacattttatatgtgtTGTTTCCAGGCGACAACTTCGTGCACCGCTTGGTCCAGAACAAGGCGGACGGTAAACTGGTGGCGGCCGAGGGAGGCTTCACGTCCGAGGACTCGGCGTGTGGCGGAGAGAAGCTGGACTCCGCGCAGCTGGAGTTTACCTACATACTGACACAGCAGCTCGACAGTCAGAGGATGTTCTATGAACAACGGATGAACAAGTTAGTAGGATTAATGGCTTTTGAAAGAAGAAGGATATATAATGAAGGGAATGTTGTTAAACTTATGACATTGTTTTACTGAAATATCGATGCATCCTCATTCCTCAGTGAATTTTGTAATAGAACTACTTATAAGCTAATGTAGGTCATTAGATTtacattttatctatactatctatactaatattataaagaggaaatgtttgattttttgtttgtttgtttgcattgaataggctctgaaactactgaatcgatttaaaaaaatatttcactgttgGCAAGCCACACTATTCCCGAGTAATATAGGCTatgtttcattttcaaaaaaaatagggatgcttattatattatttaaagttacatCTTTGATAGAAAGTACTATCTGGGAAACCCGTATTGGGTTTACTTCATTGAAGATCCCATCTTACTTCATCTTACTTTATTAAAGATCCCATAAAGTATTTGTTGCTGGACATCTGAACAgaaagatttattaaattaatttcaacattaaacATACTTTTCATCGCTCTATTATAATCAGAAATTTCTACACAATAAATAACTCAATACCAGAcaatacgataaaaaaatgcataatgCAAAATTTTTACATCATTTGCAGCAAGCAAGCAGATGAAATCGAATCTAGCTTCATTTCAGCACTAATAATGTTTTGAACAATGTGACTCACAGGTTAGAAACAGACCATAAGGCGGAGTGCGACAAGCTGCGGCTCCGGGCGGAGGCCGCCGAGACCTCCGCCGCCGCTCTGTCGGACCAAGTGGCCGCGCTCACCAAGGATAACAAGACGCTGGAGAAGAAACTACATCAAGTTACCAACAAGTTAGTATTAGAGTGGTATTAGTTTACTTTCTAAAGGAATAAAAACCTTCTTCGTCGTTTATCGTATCTGTCTATTGTTTAGGTTATAATGAAGTGtttgagtataataatatgaaatagtaTACGTTAGTGCCTTAAGTGtaacgtgcacgtatacgttcATATCATGCGCGTAAATATATAGGCTCTATATGAATATTCACATCTCTCTATATATCACCTATCTAAACTAAAAAGTAGCATTTTATTGtccaacaaatataataattgccTTTAACTCTGATcttcataaacattaaaaaaataaaaaaaaatttccaGATTGTCAACATTACAAAACGAGTTGTCAGAGGAGCGAGGTCTGGCTGCGGCACTAGCTAACAGTCAAGCTGAGTGGCAGGCCAGAGCTAAAGTACGAGAGGAGAACTTTGTTAAAGAGGTATGTACTAGGAACTATTGACTTTTATACAATTAAGTAaccttcataaaaaaaaaattgaaaaaaaacgtgtggtttttaagttttttttttttaaattaagtctagcattttttttaagaacaattgaaattattaagaATCAATCTTGTGGCATAAGGATGTTTACAAACAGTGAACACTATGTTAACTAGTAGTAAATATTATAGTGTTAattgtataacatttttgtaaacgTCATTCCAGACCGAAAAACCCACCAACCGccaccatacgataaaataaaacaaaaattataaaatatttttttgtggtttATGAATCGAACCTACAACTCTTCACGCAATTCTCTAACGTCGTCATGACAACCTTAAAAAACCAAGCCACTATCATCtttatatctataataataatttgcttAATTTTCAGGTATCCGAGCTGAAGGAGCAGCTCCGCGACGTGATGTTCTTCGTAGAAGCGCGCGGCCAGCTGCAGGCCGCCGGGCCCGACATTGAGGGGGCCACCGTCAGTGTCGCGCCGCCGCCCAAGCCCAGGAGGAAACGACGGTAGACTGGCTGTGAACAGTGATGTGTGATGTAGGGTGTAGGGGGGGACTATTGGCTCATATTTGTGTATTGTTCTCATGTTAGAAATGCGAAAATTTGCCTCTATTAGGCTTGCTTACACACGTATACGGTCTTTCACGCAAAGCTATGGGATATGCCTAAAATTGACTGTTCAACtcacaaagaaaatatgttgtaaTGATCTACTTAATACAATGTTGTAGTAgattaaagataataaaaaaatgtgtttattgaaaaatttaaaacatcgtgtctttatttaaaaaagtgagCCAATAGTTTTTCCCTAAAGTTTAAAATGGAGATAATCTATAGATTCCCTCAATAAATCTcgacaaaacaataaatagtgttaccacacttaaataaatagcaataatccttattatttattttaacaataaacaattacATTGTAGCAGTACCTTTTAAATCAATTCCAATAATTTTCTCAATTCTATAAACCAAATACTGTGAcaacactcaattttaagttgCCATAGATTTGAATTCACCACTTGCATAAAAGGCGAATGCTTATATGaatttaacacattactgtcccactgagCAAGGGTCTCTATTGAAAGTGATTTAGCAGCTAGACCTTgagaatatatgtataaaactcttccgttactgattgactgactgactgactcaAGGACATTGCgtagccgaaactactgagcgtagtaagttgaaatttgatatgaagattccttaggaattTTGAAGGAGCACTATACGAGAGGATCTTTGGCAATTACACTCTGAAGGGTGTGAAATTCCATGCGGGCAGAaagctagtataaaaatatatcatcagTGGTAACTGTGATGAAGCTATGAAAATGCTCTGAATGCTTCTTAAAATTGAGTAATGTATTAAGTATTTGGTCATTAGTATGTCTCCATATGAAGGAATGTTAATGAATTTGGCTATGGTGTTGATATTTACAGTATAAAAGTGTATGCAGCACAAATGTTCAAATTATAGTTATTATGCTGCAAATTGCTGTGATAATGTTCATAggtttaagataaaatataattatataaatgagATGAATGAGGTCAAAAATAGTCATTACACTTTCTATTTGTATTCAGAAATCAAGAAAatctttcatttatttcttgATTTGTTCACCCAAATACTATTCCTATTTctgtagaaaaataaacataaaagaaacCGCTGATGATCTTGAAAAACATTCTGGTGTAATAGTACTCTTAATCAATCataatgtatgaatattaataaagtaaaaaaaaaatgtagggaTCATAATTAaatcgtgtttttttttgtctctaTAATTATACCCCAAAGAATAAGGCCTAGTTTATGTTATAGTAAAGAAAGCTTCTGTTGCCATCTAATGAGATAATTCATTGAAAATTTTGAATTCAAAAGTGTAAATGACTATTTTTGATCTTATCATTGCACACTGTCGTTTATTCGACAGCGACTGTTTGGGATTTAATTGTAGTTTTTTGTGTAGACGTGTgcttatgtataatttaaaatcaataaagaaTTTATGGttgtaatcaattaaaataaccgTTTCAGTACTGCTGTCTTTGTGTTGTAAAGTAAATGAGACAGGAATCGATATTTTGTCATGTATTGTATAGTTTTTGTGAAACGGTTCTCAACTGAATTTCATTTGTATGGTAAATAAAGgtgatttttatgtatattgttgtttaatttccTACATCTGTTAATGTTTTCGGGGGCAATACTAATTGCATTTTCGATTTTTGTTTCGgctgttttgattttgttttatgagtTTGGCGCACAAAACTGTTCGTGGCAAATATTTTGCCATACCACCTTTTAAGGTCCCCagtaaaggttattttttatgtattgtgcACAAAGTAAGGGTATGCGATTTTAGAAACATGAAATTCGTTTGGACTGGTCTCAAAAATTTTTCTAATGTAGTATGCATTAAACCACCTTCTTACCGGCACCTATATGGTGACTATGGTGTCTATCCCCGGTGTTTCTACAAGATTGTATCGAGTTGCGAGTCAGGCCTCATTATCTACCTTCTGGGCCACCACTGATTGTCCTCTTCTTTTTACGTGTTAGCCTAGCCGTTTTCTTACCTGcctaactaaataataatatcaaaaatcttATTTTGGTGCTTTGTCAAGATTGGTTTAATCTTTAATCTGAGAGTTTCttgtacttttatacttttaattacatACTAGGAGATAGATCCCTATGTTATACAGTATACTTATACGAGATACATTATATACTACCATATGTCTCCACTCAGCGTCTGAAACTGACCAGCATCTAAGAggtataatacaaataaaacaatttctttgttcacatacacacacatatatTGAAATTCagaagtacaaaaaataatttcgcaTCAGCTCGCATCGTACCAACATTTTGTTTACACCGAAGAAAGAGAGTATAGGTAGACAATGTAGATCAATCGCATTGTAACTAGAGGGATAGAATTTAGGCCGGAGgagtgaaatgaaaatatttcggCCATTTGTTAGCGCCCTTGTGGGATTTAGTCCAACGATTGGCCTCCTCGACTTGCGGCCGCATAGCACGTTCTGCTCGGCTCGGCTGGTCGAACTGTTTCACCCATTTGAGGATCTGCTTGCTAGTCGGTACCCTGTGCTCGGGTACATTGTACTCCAAGCGATACTTGCGGCGGACCTTATCGACCGACTCAAGACTCCTAAAATACTCCCTCAGGCAATAGTCCCGCTGCTCTCTCGTGAAGCGAGGTTCTGCATCTTTCGCTTCGGGCTTCGGCTCGGCAGCTTCTTCAACTTTTGACGGGCCGGGCTGTGGTTCTTCGGGATCTTCAGCTTTAGAATCCCCGGCCATATTGCTTACAAATGTACGCAGTAGTATAGTGCACTCGATAGAGTAATTGCAACTGAATTATTGCGAGAGGCAGCCGCTAGCGGCTGGACCATCCCCCCGCGCCCTGCGCCCTCCGCGGGAGAGGGTTGCGCGGGGAACAGGTAGTGTATGTCAGAATAGTCGCTCATCACTGCGTAAGTGCAATTTTAAACAAGTCAAGCCATGCTGTCATTCAGGTGGAAGACTACTGACTTCTAAGGTTACCTGGGTTCATGATTGATCTACTGTGATTAAGTTGGATTTAGCTTTGAAAGATAGATAATTAAAGTATGGCTCGTCAATCTTAAGAATGTTAATCAAACATGCTAAAAAATGCCTACATATTATTCTTCTCAACCGATACTATCTAAACATAATcattttaaagtacctacacCTACATAGGGCTACGCAGCTCTCTACCACCGCGCTAGATGTTCGAAGGTTCCATTCCCGCGCGAacgaaatatttgtatgatccaataaatattacaatacctACTTAGAAGTCCTCATTTAAGCAGGCcatatcttcaaaaataaaaacaaattccaAGACATTTATTCCAACCCTAACcagttattattttcattcaactAAACGTTGACCATCTTTAACGTAGTCACTTGTATCCCCTGcataataaatcatttcaagTAGCCTGCCGTTACGACGCACTCGATATCCGCCCTAGATTGCTATATAACGTCTGAACGCAGTACATACTAGGCACCCTATCCAGACTCTTTACATAGGGCGCGGCCGGACATGCGCAGACATGCACTTGAATGTTTAATCGATAACAGCAGACAAAGGAACTACCCATCACCGTGCCCGCTATTAAGTCGGACATCGTATTCATTTTTGATGTTTACTTTTCATCTCTATGATATGTAAGAGCAATAATGCAAGGAATgtttcttaaaatttaaattaggtGGCTAATTTCATTGGCTATTTggttacctatattttttttatgttaagtaaGTATCTACGTAACTCATTAAGGTGTcgatatttttgaattttggcaAGAGAAATGCTCGTACCTGCATGAGAAACAAAGTAAAGaagaaattattcaaattatcttCTGGGCAAAGGTAGAAGTTTGTATCGAATTAGGTACTTACGATTATTACACATGGTTATTTCTAAGAATGTCCTTCAAGATCCCCCCCCaatcttataaatatgtatttgattttCCCAAAATCCTTAAGTCGACGCCGGCCGGCCGGCGAGTCTTTTGTGTGAGACGTTATCTATAGAGATCGTTGGTTTTACATACTTTAACCCAggtaacatttaataaattatgcattcataATGTACTTATGTAGTTAAAATACCTATCTATTTGTATCATTGATAGGTAATTTTATCGAATTAACGAGAAATCATGATAACGATGATGTTGACACTAGTGATTTCGAGcaacataggtacctacttagtcctggtcaagtaggtaggtacttggaTAGCTGCAATGAAAAGGGGAGGGTTGAGATAGCCAAGTGGTCTCACTTTAAGCATTCGCTACTCACACAAGTGTGGCAAGTGGACGGgggttcgaacccaagacaaCTCTTGAACTTTTTGAAGACGAAGGCAAATATCTTAGTAAAGTCTTGCATGTCAGGCCCGTGTCCTTCGAAGCAATTCTTAAAAGGGTTTAAAAACCTCAACCACTCGCCAAGTAAAGtggttttaaaaacaaaagtaaagttGTCTCTGTGGAACTCAAGTTTTTGGgtgaatgttttttaaataaaaatgtattttttattgaatattacgTTGTTTGTTTAGACTTGAAGTCCTTCCCGCTCTTGGCTAACGTGGTGGTCTCAAGTCTAACCATTCATtcattttgggaggagacctttgcccttCAATGGGATGAAGAAATATCCTTTCTACTATCGTCAGCACTTCTTCACCTCGAAGAAGATCCGAGAAACCCCCAAGCAGTCAGAAAATTCCGGTCGCCGAGCGCTTTTCTACAAAATTTGAGTTCCGTTTCACACTAGGTTTAGTTACCCTCAAAATACCTACTAAGTTATTGGTGATAATTCAAtacaatgaatattattaatgtcTAGAATTCAATATTGTCATGAAGTAGCATGAAATATTTCTGGTAAAACAAGTAGAAATGGAAAGCTCGTTTATTGCCGGTTAAAGTCtcaattatttatctaaaaacaagcagttaacatatttatttcatcaaaaagaattgtttctttgtttcatAACGTTTGCACCAATGCACACATATGCATACTGCACTCATTGGGCGCTTGCGTAGTatcaaaaataatcaatattggAAACTGAACGCAGCAGCGCATGTAATGGAACGGTGCGGCATCCACCCCTGACATATGTTTTCATAAACTATCAAGCACGTTGTTCCGCTATAAATGCCAATCAAATAAACGGATCGTTATCTCTATCTCTTTTCAATAAACATCTACctgtgctcctattggtcaaACGGGAGGCGTCCAATCATAAATTTTAGTGTGGGAGTGAATGACATTTGTGATATTTGACAGCGACATCTTGCATCTCTTTGACATCGTATCAATCAATACGATTTCTAGCGGAGTCCCCCTCACATTTATCATTGTATAAATCGTTTCTTGACTCATAAAACAGTTGTTGAGCTATTTTATGAAAGCACTAGACTGAGCAGTGCACCCACGTATAAGCAAAAGTTGTTCTCACTGTTATTTTGAGTGCTTGATTGGTCACgtaagtaaatacatttattgcacACTTGCAAGACGGTCAGATTTCAGTTCGGTcaggtataatttttattaaaaactgattaattatagataatattCCGTAAGACTGATGAAAGTTGATATATTTGAGTGAATTCGACCGTCTTTGCGAGTGAGAATATTGAAGTTGTTTTGCAGACACAGCAGCGCTGCCGAGGTGGTATCGTTTGCGGTTGTTATCTCGCAGTCTTGCAATCGGCTAGGCTCTGTAACTTAATTCCTAGTCAGAGGCCCTAGTCTTTCGTAAGTCTGCTGTTTCATCGCGGAGATATTGCACGTCAATCACGCAGTCACTGTGTACGAGCGTTCGCACGGAGCGATGGATGAAATTCACTTGTACATTCACAATGGATTTTAGCGCCATCACTCTTTGTGGACGATCTTACACTTTAATACTTTCGGGTGTTTAGTTCAATAAATGGATTGTACGGATGTTGtatgcacaaataattgctggAAATCTGTTCTTTTTAACTTGTATCTATGCAGTTCTTATGTTACATTTTCCTAccttgtattttttgttacatgttcatttatgatataatataatctgATATCTTTGCAATTTGTACCGGTTGTGAAACACTAGGTCAGTAAAAATGCTTTAGCGGTAATTCTAACTTATTCTAGTTCACATTATTTGCTTACGTAAGTACAATCAGCAAAATTTCACTATCACAGTATTTACAGCAATTACTTCACTGTAAGACATCATTAGTAAAAATGGGTTCAAATATTTGcatagtaattatataattaatcagTATATGTTGTAGTATTGTACCATGAGTGAAGCCAGGGTTATCATTGcttataagaatattaaaataaattaaattcattgtTGCATTGTTACTTCAATAGTCGTCACCGTGGCTCTGCTCATCCACAGACCTATAACATGTTTAACTGAACGATATTTTTAGAAAGAGTAAATATGAGTGACGGTGAACCATCCGGAGATCAGCCAGCTAAAAAGCAAAGGCTGGAACCTACCATCAACATTAACAACCTTAGTAAAGTGAGGTACAAGGTGACTTTCACTCGGGCTAAAGATCTGCCCAGTACCTCGCAAGATGCTGATAACAATCTCACTGAAAAGTGCAAGAACTTTGTCACTGATGAGGAACTGGAGAAGTTGAAGGAGTTTCATGTCCTGGACGAGGTGAAATCTAATGAAGAAGATACTAACGACGAGCATTCTGATGATTCTTATGgtatttgtgtatttatgtTGATGTGTCTTCTTGCATGGCATGGTTAGGTGTAAAAAggtcataattatattttatactcttgataataaatgatatgaaattgtattttcttatattcaaatatttatttgggaATATGActattatgatattttgtaaaatttatatatttgtgtaGCTTTGCGATGGTTGTTTGAAAGGTGTTGAAAAATTTGAGGTGTTGGTTCCCTTCCTGCATGCGGCTGTGCCTACTAACCAATGTATAGCTTAATGatatgttttatattgataCTTGGAATCTTTCTTCTAGAATTTAGGGGTTATCTTCTTTCCTACAGCCTTCTTCATTATAACTGTTATTAGGATAGACTACTAGTCCTGCATGCATATGTCTACCATAAACATTTATCCCTAcctgtttattattaaattgatgtACACTATTTATACCAAAGGATCTAGGGCTTTTCTCCctagattttaaataacttttctgtaaaatattcaactaattataaaattactttcttgTCATAGTAGGCTCAAATCCGAAACATATTAAGAACCTCTCCTTTCTGTACATGCTTCAAGCCTCTTCTAATCTACAAtcatgaaatttaaattaaacttatttggTATTAATGGGTATTTAGTACTATCACATTATCATCGTTCCCCGGCTGACACATAACAAATTTGTAGGCAAGTCGGATGTGTCCGATGATGAGATTGAGAGGATGCTGGATGCTGACCTCCCTGATGAACTCAAGGGAGCTCCCAAAGCTAAGGAGAAGACTTACATCACTAGGCAGAAGATTGTTCTTGAAGGTAAGACTACCTGTTATTGCACATGTTTATTTAGAGGGTGAATTGTTGATGTTTTAATCAGGAGGTACAGGCCGAAGACAAGGACTTTCATAGCCGCAGGTTGTCGTTCGGATGGCTCGTGGACTTTTAAATAGGCGGCCTTTCAGCAAAACTTTCTCTTCACCTTTCTTTATACGGTTTATTCCGTGAAAAACttctataatttataaattaaatagccAAATACGAGTTATGACTCTTGTAAAGCAACTTTCTAAGCTACATTTCACCCTACAGCAGTAGTAGTTCAATCACAAGTGTTATTACAGAGAAAGGAGTGAACCACTTCGAGGTGCTGCCTCTGGACTGGATTATGGTGCGCCACGTGAGCGGCATGCCCATCTACATGCACCGCGGCACCCGCGTGTGTACGCTGTCCAAGCCTTACTTCCTTGGCAAGAATAATACGCGGGTAAACACACTTCTGTaactatttatcaaaaaaacttGCAATATAAGCTTCCGGATtcttactttgtatttttaaaattttgataattttgattACAATGGTGTGGtgttataatattcaaaatg
The DNA window shown above is from Anticarsia gemmatalis isolate Benzon Research Colony breed Stoneville strain chromosome 20, ilAntGemm2 primary, whole genome shotgun sequence and carries:
- the LOC142981655 gene encoding BRCA1-associated protein, which produces MSVSLCVLRIEIDEDLPEMGDNPAEMEAAKEQKKRDRGARESKTITVETYASVLTGPNTDTGLLPTSSRRSPPEGSSISEDDDTISFFCGNPLVEVTKGVLHLYKENEMKEAEEAKTLCLLSVPGALGAPDLLAFAAACQQDIAHVRVLRDGSPDHYMALFTFRTSHAAREFHETFDGVPYSSLEPNALCHMAWVSRVEWARDGTPPPSHTELPTCPVCLERMDESVAGVLSVQCAHAFHADCLVRWRDARCPVCRCAQTPEPRGGNTCLQCERAALAEEDGDETRENISGVAEGLLDGVEAGTLWICLICGHVGCGRYEGGHAAKHFLASNHTYALQLGSNRVWDYAGDNFVHRLVQNKADGKLVAAEGGFTSEDSACGGEKLDSAQLEFTYILTQQLDSQRMFYEQRMNKLETDHKAECDKLRLRAEAAETSAAALSDQVAALTKDNKTLEKKLHQVTNKLSTLQNELSEERGLAAALANSQAEWQARAKVREENFVKEVSELKEQLRDVMFFVEARGQLQAAGPDIEGATVSVAPPPKPRRKRR